A single Alphaproteobacteria bacterium DNA region contains:
- a CDS encoding ABC transporter permease has protein sequence MIKRPLEKLVFATTGLVLAIQLAPIVVVVLVSVSASPVFDVTVGEFSARWWERLWANRTFWSAMTLSAQIAAVSTFLAILLGTPAAIAIARAAFPGRDALAALILSPLMLPGIVLGIAMLQGFKAYGLTVPLAAIVAGHVVMTLPFIVRSILAALALFDFTLIDAARTLGCSFPRAIRKVMIPALAPAYVSGGIFAFLASFDNYPISIFLADARTKTLPVQLLEYIEESPNPMIAAVSTLLLVLTIVALLALERFVGLRRAAAI, from the coding sequence GTGATCAAACGCCCGCTCGAAAAGCTCGTCTTCGCGACGACCGGCTTGGTACTGGCGATCCAGTTGGCGCCGATCGTCGTCGTCGTGCTCGTCTCGGTCTCCGCCTCGCCGGTGTTCGACGTGACGGTCGGCGAGTTCTCCGCGCGCTGGTGGGAACGGCTCTGGGCCAACCGCACCTTCTGGAGCGCCATGACGCTCTCGGCGCAGATCGCGGCAGTCTCGACTTTCTTGGCGATCCTGCTGGGCACGCCCGCCGCGATCGCCATCGCGCGCGCCGCGTTTCCCGGCCGCGACGCGCTGGCGGCGCTGATCCTCTCGCCGCTGATGCTGCCGGGCATCGTGCTCGGTATCGCCATGCTGCAAGGCTTCAAGGCCTATGGCTTGACGGTTCCATTGGCGGCCATCGTCGCCGGGCACGTCGTGATGACGCTGCCCTTCATCGTGCGCTCCATCCTGGCCGCGTTGGCGTTGTTCGATTTCACGCTGATCGATGCGGCGCGCACGCTGGGCTGTTCCTTTCCGCGCGCGATCCGTAAAGTGATGATTCCGGCACTCGCGCCGGCCTATGTCAGCGGCGGAATCTTCGCCTTTCTCGCCTCGTTCGACAATTATCCGATCTCGATCTTTCTCGCTGATGCGCGTACGAAGACGCTACCCGTCCAACTGCTCGAATATATCGAAGAGTCGCCCAATCCCATGATCGCCGCCGTCTCCACCTTGCTGCTCGTCCTGACGATCGTCGCCCTGTTGGCGCTGGAACGCTTCGTGGGCTTGCGCCGCGCGGCCGCGATATGA
- a CDS encoding ABC transporter permease: MMKRAAARRRIDPLALLAIPAAAYFVVALVFPLGRLLLDGFSDGDGVGIGNFTRYLNDPYSLGVVWNTLRYGALVTIVAAIGGYAYAYTMARSGPKMQMLLLIAIVLPMTTSVIVKAFGWLVLLRSNGLVNHLLMLTGITREPLPLLFSQPGLIVGTASILLPYMVLPIFGVLRQIHPDLLGAAATLGGSPVYCFRKVILPLSLPGLIAGICFVFSMAVSAYVIPSLLTGAGFKTLSKVAADSYLVILNPVRGATVSLILLAVAFAAVFLAGRVVNRKPGQVRA; encoded by the coding sequence ATGATGAAACGGGCGGCCGCGCGCCGCCGTATCGATCCGCTGGCCCTGCTCGCGATTCCCGCCGCGGCTTATTTCGTCGTGGCGCTGGTCTTCCCGCTCGGGCGTCTGCTGCTCGACGGGTTCAGCGACGGCGACGGGGTGGGGATCGGCAATTTCACGCGCTATCTCAACGATCCCTATAGTCTCGGCGTCGTGTGGAACACGTTGCGTTATGGCGCGCTGGTGACGATCGTCGCCGCGATCGGTGGCTATGCCTACGCCTATACGATGGCGCGCAGCGGTCCGAAAATGCAGATGCTGCTGCTGATCGCCATCGTGCTGCCGATGACGACCAGCGTGATCGTCAAAGCCTTCGGCTGGTTGGTGCTGCTGCGCTCCAACGGCCTGGTCAATCATCTGCTGATGCTGACCGGCATTACGCGCGAGCCCTTGCCGCTGCTGTTTTCCCAACCCGGCCTGATCGTCGGTACGGCGTCGATCCTGCTGCCTTATATGGTGTTGCCGATCTTCGGCGTATTGCGCCAGATCCATCCCGATCTACTGGGGGCGGCCGCGACGCTGGGCGGCTCGCCCGTCTATTGCTTCCGCAAGGTCATCCTGCCGCTCAGCCTGCCGGGCTTGATCGCCGGCATCTGCTTCGTCTTCTCGATGGCCGTCTCGGCCTATGTCATTCCCAGCCTGCTGACCGGGGCGGGGTTCAAAACCCTGTCGAAAGTCGCGGCGGATTCCTATCTCGTCATCCTCAATCCGGTGCGCGGCGCCACGGTGTCGCTGATCCTGCTGGCGGTCGCCTTCGCCGCCGTGTTCCTCGCGGGCCGCGTGGTCAACCGCAAGCCGGGTCAGGTGCGCGCGTGA
- a CDS encoding ABC transporter substrate-binding protein, giving the protein MTTRRHFLIGTAALLGAPAIVRAQTKEIVVGGPGGMAGLMRDDIIPAFEKRTGAKVLFEGSRSVVNLQKLQTNKDKPTMSVVMMDEDIMLRAGGEGLIAPVTPSGVKGLSKVVPVAVAKDGMWVRYKTPRVAVAFNSTRVPGGVPTWAELWDAKYRGKLAVPHMSLTSTANVLTIASHLETGKPFQEAQYDVDAGFKKLRALKPNVMAFYNNGQQGQALLEQGEAWAIPGEITSYVLLRKGEGVKIDLAAPKEGSFGIPSCVAEVKGAPNAELAREFITELLEAPAQKLFAERYFDSPANPSTPVGPGIMSPSEMFNTDWEFVSKNRAAWIERFDREVVA; this is encoded by the coding sequence ATGACAACCCGCAGACATTTTCTGATCGGCACGGCGGCGCTGTTGGGCGCCCCCGCGATCGTGCGCGCGCAGACCAAGGAGATCGTCGTCGGCGGCCCCGGCGGCATGGCCGGGCTGATGCGCGACGACATCATCCCCGCTTTCGAAAAGCGTACCGGCGCCAAGGTGCTGTTCGAAGGCTCGCGCTCGGTTGTGAACCTGCAGAAGCTGCAAACGAATAAGGACAAGCCGACGATGTCGGTCGTCATGATGGACGAAGACATCATGTTGCGCGCCGGCGGCGAAGGCCTGATCGCGCCGGTGACGCCTTCCGGCGTGAAGGGTCTGTCGAAAGTGGTGCCGGTCGCGGTCGCCAAGGACGGGATGTGGGTGCGCTATAAAACGCCGCGCGTCGCCGTGGCGTTCAACTCGACGCGCGTGCCCGGCGGCGTGCCGACCTGGGCCGAATTGTGGGACGCGAAGTATCGCGGTAAGCTGGCCGTGCCGCATATGAGCCTGACCTCGACCGCCAACGTGTTGACGATCGCGTCGCATCTGGAAACCGGCAAGCCCTTCCAGGAAGCGCAATACGACGTCGATGCCGGCTTCAAGAAGCTGCGCGCGCTGAAGCCCAATGTGATGGCCTTTTATAACAACGGCCAGCAAGGCCAGGCGCTGCTCGAACAGGGCGAAGCCTGGGCGATTCCTGGCGAGATCACGTCCTATGTGCTGCTGCGCAAGGGCGAGGGCGTGAAGATCGATCTGGCCGCCCCCAAGGAAGGCTCGTTCGGCATTCCGTCCTGCGTCGCCGAAGTGAAGGGCGCGCCGAATGCCGAACTCGCGCGCGAGTTCATCACCGAGTTGCTCGAAGCGCCCGCGCAGAAGCTATTCGCCGAGCGTTATTTCGACTCGCCGGCCAATCCCTCGACGCCGGTCGGCCCCGGCATCATGTCGCCCAGCGAGATGTTCAATACGGATTGGGAATTCGTGTCGAAGAATCGCGCGGCGTGGATCGAGCGCTTCGACCGCGAAGTCGTGGCCTGA
- a CDS encoding isopenicillin N synthase family oxygenase — MTQVPVIDISGFATGDAATRAAIAKKVDDTFRQIGFLTLTGHGVPTDAIGAAFATAHEFFRLPEEEKAKYAPPALDIFRGFNSSATQRSGSSYNKGLPPDLRENYMMSRIDIDDPYFRRPEFGNTYAPNHWPETPAAYRATWERFYREMNGLADRFMHICATALGLEETWFDDKTDKSSSTCTANHYPSQPDAPLPGQLRAGAHSDVGSITLLLQERAMGGLQVLGKDEQWHDVVTPRDAVIVNVGDLLAQWTNDRWVSTKHRVVNPPREYASTDRMSLSFFQHPNYDATVECVPTCTGPGNPPKYEPIWAGTHMHRRMMRAREWKKVDAA; from the coding sequence ATGACCCAAGTTCCCGTGATCGACATTTCGGGCTTCGCCACGGGCGACGCCGCCACGCGTGCGGCGATCGCCAAGAAGGTGGACGACACGTTCCGCCAGATCGGATTCCTGACGCTGACCGGCCACGGCGTGCCGACCGACGCGATCGGCGCCGCTTTCGCTACGGCGCATGAATTCTTCCGTCTGCCGGAGGAAGAGAAGGCGAAATACGCGCCGCCCGCGCTCGACATTTTCCGTGGCTTCAACAGCTCGGCCACGCAACGCTCCGGCTCGTCGTACAACAAGGGGCTGCCGCCCGATCTGCGCGAGAATTACATGATGAGCCGGATCGACATCGACGATCCGTATTTCCGCCGCCCGGAATTCGGCAACACCTACGCGCCGAATCATTGGCCCGAGACGCCCGCCGCCTATCGCGCGACGTGGGAGCGCTTCTATCGCGAGATGAACGGTCTGGCCGACCGTTTCATGCATATCTGCGCGACGGCGCTGGGACTCGAAGAAACCTGGTTCGACGACAAGACGGACAAATCGTCGTCGACCTGCACCGCCAACCATTACCCCTCGCAGCCCGACGCGCCTTTGCCCGGCCAATTGCGCGCCGGGGCGCATTCCGACGTTGGCAGCATCACGCTGCTGCTGCAGGAGCGCGCGATGGGCGGCTTGCAGGTGCTCGGCAAGGACGAGCAATGGCACGACGTGGTGACGCCGCGCGACGCGGTGATCGTCAATGTCGGCGATCTGCTGGCGCAATGGACCAACGACCGCTGGGTTTCGACCAAGCATCGCGTGGTCAATCCGCCGCGCGAATACGCGTCGACCGACCGCATGTCGCTGTCGTTCTTCCAGCATCCGAACTACGACGCGACCGTCGAATGCGTGCCGACCTGCACGGGCCCCGGCAATCCGCCGAAATACGAGCCGATCTGGGCGGGCACGCATATGCACCGGCGCATGATGCGCGCGCGCGAATGGAAGAAGGTCGACGCGGCCTGA
- a CDS encoding extracellular solute-binding protein: MPIRSVSRRRLFAGLAGAGAVLAAPRLVRAQARELVVIGFGGALDDPYKRAAAIVQGRRPGTTVRIVPGLSAEAIAQVKAARGASPYDMTGMEPPAVLNAVAEGVLEKYDLSSVPNAANVEPRFLVEAYGYGVPVTYTVIGIAYNRELLKEPPKTWADLWKPELKGKVGIARPASNLGLGTLSMAARLFGAGPDDLDAGLAKWKEINPVVGRTPGLLTQMMERGEISAAVLWHTNTAIAASRGLPIGFVKPEPGTMVLPSSSTLFVNSAAKDVAFDLINEMLSPEHQKFAANAPYFFGPTVKGVLPPPEAAPFMPSSAEEIAKIQAVDWTKLAPARGRITEAFDRVFAG, translated from the coding sequence ATGCCGATCCGTTCCGTTTCCCGCCGCCGCCTTTTTGCCGGTCTCGCCGGCGCCGGTGCCGTTCTCGCCGCACCGCGCCTCGTGCGCGCCCAGGCGCGCGAATTGGTCGTGATCGGCTTCGGCGGCGCGCTCGACGATCCCTATAAGCGCGCGGCCGCCATCGTCCAGGGCCGCCGTCCGGGCACCACCGTGCGCATCGTGCCCGGCCTGTCGGCCGAAGCGATCGCCCAGGTGAAAGCCGCGCGTGGCGCTTCGCCTTACGACATGACCGGGATGGAGCCGCCCGCCGTGCTCAACGCCGTCGCCGAAGGCGTGCTCGAGAAATACGATCTTTCCAGCGTGCCGAACGCCGCGAATGTGGAGCCGCGCTTCCTGGTCGAAGCCTATGGCTACGGCGTTCCCGTCACCTATACGGTGATCGGTATCGCCTATAATCGCGAACTGCTGAAGGAGCCGCCGAAGACCTGGGCCGATCTGTGGAAGCCCGAGCTCAAGGGCAAGGTCGGCATCGCGCGGCCCGCGTCCAATCTCGGCCTCGGCACCTTGTCGATGGCGGCGCGCCTGTTCGGCGCGGGCCCCGACGATCTCGATGCCGGTCTCGCCAAGTGGAAGGAAATCAACCCCGTCGTCGGCCGCACCCCCGGCCTGCTGACGCAGATGATGGAGCGCGGCGAAATTTCGGCCGCGGTGCTATGGCACACGAATACGGCCATCGCCGCGTCGCGCGGTTTGCCGATCGGCTTCGTCAAGCCGGAACCGGGCACGATGGTGTTGCCGTCGTCGAGCACGTTGTTCGTGAACTCGGCCGCCAAGGACGTGGCCTTCGACCTGATCAACGAGATGCTGTCGCCCGAGCATCAGAAATTCGCGGCCAACGCGCCCTATTTCTTTGGGCCGACGGTGAAGGGCGTTCTGCCGCCGCCGGAAGCCGCCCCCTTCATGCCGTCCTCGGCGGAAGAGATCGCGAAGATCCAAGCGGTGGATTGGACGAAGCTCGCACCCGCACGCGGACGCATCACCGAAGCCTTCGACCGCGTCTTCGCGGGCTGA
- a CDS encoding ABC transporter ATP-binding protein → MDGAYVGLAPFVAIDGLTKRFGDHVALADCALAIGRGEIVTLLGPSGCGKTTLLRCIAGFAEPDAGRIAIDDIDTLALPVNRRPVGVVFQNYALFPHLTVAANVGYGLKMRGAPKAEIDRRVADILALVSLSELKDRYPIALSGGQQQRVAVARALVVEPKLLLLDEAFNALDAKLRAGMQAELRKLIKRLGMTAIFVTHDQDEALAISDRVAVMGGGRIAQVANPIDIYDRPASPYVAQFVGTSNMLVARASGGAATLPGGIKLATPLSGDVQVLVRPQNFEILDAGDSRAGWQGRVTFGRPAGAIVEYEIDAADGTSFKIAALRDSPAGHLPVGAKVGLAVRDASACVVFEASS, encoded by the coding sequence ATGGACGGTGCCTATGTCGGTTTGGCGCCTTTCGTCGCCATCGACGGCCTGACCAAGCGTTTCGGCGATCACGTCGCCCTGGCCGATTGCGCGCTTGCGATCGGCAGGGGCGAGATCGTCACGCTGCTCGGGCCGTCGGGCTGCGGCAAGACCACGCTGCTGCGCTGTATCGCAGGGTTTGCCGAACCCGATGCGGGCCGCATCGCCATCGACGATATCGACACGCTGGCCCTGCCCGTCAATCGCCGCCCGGTCGGCGTCGTGTTCCAGAACTACGCGCTGTTCCCGCATCTGACCGTCGCCGCCAATGTCGGCTACGGACTGAAAATGCGCGGGGCGCCGAAGGCCGAAATCGATCGGCGCGTGGCCGATATTCTCGCCCTCGTCTCGCTCTCCGAACTCAAGGACCGCTACCCGATCGCCTTGTCCGGCGGTCAGCAGCAGCGCGTCGCCGTGGCGCGCGCCTTGGTCGTCGAACCCAAATTGCTGCTGCTCGACGAAGCGTTCAACGCCCTCGACGCCAAGCTGCGCGCGGGCATGCAGGCGGAGCTGCGCAAGCTGATCAAGCGCCTGGGCATGACAGCGATCTTCGTCACCCACGATCAGGACGAAGCCCTGGCGATCTCCGACCGCGTCGCGGTCATGGGCGGGGGCCGCATCGCCCAGGTCGCCAATCCGATCGACATCTACGACCGGCCCGCCTCGCCTTACGTCGCGCAATTCGTCGGCACGTCGAACATGCTCGTCGCGCGCGCGTCGGGCGGCGCGGCGACGCTGCCGGGCGGCATCAAACTCGCCACACCCCTCAGCGGCGACGTGCAGGTCCTGGTGCGGCCGCAGAATTTCGAGATCCTCGATGCGGGCGATTCGCGTGCCGGCTGGCAAGGCCGCGTTACGTTCGGCCGGCCCGCCGGCGCCATCGTCGAATACGAGATCGACGCCGCCGACGGCACCAGCTTCAAGATCGCCGCTTTGCGCGATTCGCCAGCGGGCCATCTGCCGGTCGGCGCGAAGGTGGGGCTTGCCGTGCGCGACGCCAGCGCCTGCGTCGTGTTCGAGGCGTCGTCCTGA
- a CDS encoding ABC transporter permease, translated as MLDMIARFANGRGFWPAIPAVAFLTVLMVIPLVLLLSFGFSDIVVSRGVIVSQDFTLDHLTKILGDRLYLLTFQRSINLSLSVTALCLIFGFPVAYLYLRSGTFARRAILIAVIAPLLTSGIVRTYAWIVILGGQRGIVNRALLDLGLIDTPLRILNTHWAVLIGMTQVHLPLMILPLIAVMTRHDKALDEASANLGASRLQTLRHVILPMSVPGIGTGATLVFTLSYTTFVVPQLLGGGNYLNAATMAFEQMVYSLEWSKGAVTSTLLLVTCIFFIGLFTWASQAATRWIRQEGVA; from the coding sequence ATGCTCGATATGATCGCGCGCTTCGCCAATGGGCGCGGGTTTTGGCCCGCGATCCCGGCGGTCGCCTTCCTGACCGTGCTGATGGTGATACCGCTCGTCCTGCTGCTGTCCTTCGGCTTTTCGGATATCGTGGTGTCGCGCGGCGTGATCGTGTCGCAGGATTTCACCCTCGACCATCTGACGAAGATCCTCGGCGACCGGCTGTATCTGCTGACCTTCCAGCGCTCGATCAATCTATCGCTGTCGGTCACGGCGTTGTGCCTGATCTTCGGCTTTCCGGTCGCGTATCTCTATTTGCGCTCCGGCACGTTCGCGCGCCGCGCGATTCTGATCGCGGTGATCGCCCCGCTGCTGACCAGCGGCATCGTGCGCACCTATGCCTGGATCGTGATCCTCGGCGGGCAGCGCGGCATCGTGAACCGCGCCCTGCTCGATCTCGGCTTGATCGACACGCCCTTGCGCATCCTCAATACGCATTGGGCCGTGCTGATCGGCATGACCCAGGTGCATCTGCCCTTGATGATCCTGCCGCTGATCGCGGTGATGACGCGCCACGACAAGGCGCTCGACGAAGCCTCGGCCAATCTCGGCGCCTCGCGTTTGCAGACCCTGCGCCACGTGATCCTGCCGATGAGCGTGCCGGGGATCGGCACCGGCGCCACGCTCGTCTTCACGCTGAGCTACACGACCTTCGTTGTGCCGCAATTGCTGGGCGGCGGGAACTATCTCAACGCCGCGACGATGGCGTTCGAGCAGATGGTCTATTCGCTCGAATGGAGCAAGGGGGCCGTCACCTCGACGCTGCTGCTCGTCACCTGCATCTTCTTCATCGGGCTCTTCACCTGGGCGAGCCAGGCCGCGACGCGTTGGATCCGCCAGGAAGGTGTGGCGTGA
- a CDS encoding ABC transporter permease produces MSGARKIALTDRIGVAAIYAIGFLSLALLVAPSLIVVAISFDTRSYVSFPPVGFTFDWYAKLFATPELIQAMWVSLKVGLIVTGMCLALGVPTAIACVRGRFKGRQALSVFVLFPHMVPGIVLGIAILFAGATINARPSIGLQSLAVACFILAVMIRIVMARLMRLDVALEEASANLGATRFQTFRHVVLPLLLPAIWAGAAFTFIEGFDNISVAIFTHGHRDRPLPVELMSLVQNDNTPMVAAVSAAQIALSVVILGVVSSTLGLEKLND; encoded by the coding sequence GTGAGCGGCGCCCGGAAAATCGCGTTGACCGACCGCATCGGCGTCGCGGCGATCTACGCCATCGGCTTTCTGTCGCTCGCGTTGCTCGTGGCGCCGTCGCTGATCGTGGTCGCGATTTCGTTCGATACGCGCAGCTACGTGTCGTTCCCGCCGGTCGGCTTCACCTTCGACTGGTACGCCAAGCTGTTCGCCACGCCCGAGTTGATCCAGGCGATGTGGGTCAGCCTGAAAGTCGGCCTGATCGTCACCGGCATGTGCCTGGCGCTGGGCGTGCCCACGGCCATCGCCTGCGTGCGCGGCCGTTTCAAGGGCCGGCAGGCGTTGTCGGTGTTCGTTCTGTTCCCGCATATGGTGCCCGGTATCGTGCTGGGCATCGCCATCCTGTTCGCGGGCGCCACGATCAATGCGCGCCCATCGATCGGCCTGCAAAGCTTGGCGGTCGCGTGCTTCATCCTGGCGGTGATGATCCGCATCGTCATGGCGCGGCTGATGCGCCTCGACGTGGCGCTGGAGGAGGCGTCCGCCAATCTCGGCGCCACGCGGTTCCAGACCTTCCGCCATGTCGTGTTGCCGTTGTTGCTGCCCGCGATATGGGCCGGCGCGGCATTCACCTTCATCGAAGGCTTCGACAATATCTCGGTCGCGATCTTCACCCATGGCCATCGCGACCGGCCCTTGCCGGTCGAGCTGATGTCGCTGGTGCAGAACGACAACACGCCGATGGTCGCCGCCGTATCGGCCGCACAAATCGCGTTGTCGGTCGTGATTCTGGGCGTCGTCTCGTCGACGCTCGGGCTCGAGAAACTCAACGACTGA
- a CDS encoding isopenicillin N synthase family oxygenase: MAIPTIDLTPFFEGTAADREAVARQVDDAGRHLGFMRFAGHGFPIDLTAKCVAAAQDFFAKPAAFKRRYGPAKDGDFNGYWGPESELSGALFGSKTNFDLKEKFKISRPTDTGEYDPAQPKIGWEYQPNRLPADPAAFAPTFLAYYAAMETTGKRVMGVMAAALGMNAEWFDDKLDKQESTATWNHYPPQPSGAKEGQFRSSPHRDIGSITILIEGIGQGLASGGLEIMDEHGKWLDARYEPGTIMVNVGDLLRRWTNNRWTSSLHRVANPPDAASAAKGRVSLAFFQKPNFHAALAAVPSCVAPGEAPVYPPMPAGEYMRYRMLHSVGVLENVESVFEPGLMAAPDPAYGRKLEPQQQA; encoded by the coding sequence GTGGCGATACCCACGATCGATCTGACGCCGTTCTTCGAAGGCACCGCCGCCGACCGCGAGGCCGTCGCGCGCCAAGTCGACGACGCCGGGCGCCATCTTGGCTTCATGCGTTTCGCGGGTCACGGTTTCCCGATCGACCTGACCGCCAAATGCGTCGCGGCGGCGCAGGATTTCTTCGCCAAGCCCGCGGCCTTCAAGCGCCGCTACGGCCCGGCGAAGGATGGCGATTTCAACGGCTATTGGGGCCCGGAAAGCGAATTGTCCGGCGCCCTGTTCGGCTCGAAAACGAATTTCGATCTCAAGGAGAAATTCAAGATCAGCCGCCCGACCGATACCGGCGAATACGATCCGGCCCAGCCGAAGATCGGTTGGGAATATCAGCCCAACCGGCTGCCGGCCGATCCCGCCGCGTTCGCGCCGACCTTCCTCGCCTACTACGCCGCGATGGAAACGACCGGCAAACGCGTGATGGGCGTGATGGCCGCCGCTTTGGGCATGAACGCCGAATGGTTCGACGACAAGCTCGATAAGCAGGAGAGCACGGCGACCTGGAACCATTATCCGCCGCAACCTTCGGGCGCCAAGGAAGGGCAGTTCCGCTCCAGCCCGCATCGCGATATCGGCTCGATCACCATTCTGATCGAAGGGATCGGCCAAGGCCTCGCCAGTGGCGGACTGGAGATCATGGACGAGCACGGCAAATGGCTCGATGCGCGCTACGAGCCGGGCACAATCATGGTCAATGTCGGCGATCTGTTGCGCCGCTGGACCAATAATCGCTGGACCTCGTCGCTGCATCGCGTCGCCAATCCGCCGGATGCCGCGTCGGCAGCCAAGGGCCGCGTGTCGCTCGCTTTCTTCCAGAAGCCGAATTTCCACGCGGCCTTGGCGGCGGTGCCGAGTTGCGTGGCGCCGGGCGAAGCCCCCGTCTACCCGCCGATGCCGGCGGGCGAATATATGCGCTACCGCATGCTCCATTCCGTGGGCGTGCTCGAGAACGTCGAAAGCGTGTTCGAACCCGGTTTGATGGCGGCGCCCGATCCCGCCTATGGCCGCAAGCTCGAACCCCAACAACAAGCCTGA
- a CDS encoding isopenicillin N synthase family oxygenase yields the protein MSNIAVARVIDLAKFDQGDLAAKKEVAAEFDRAGRENGFMILKGHGVDLALLDRCFAEARRFFALPMETKKALGPETPINFNGYFGKGSESVGKLFGGNNGVQLREKFMISRPVPSAEYKPDHPDVGWEYQPNRWPDLPGFQETYLALYTQMERASKIVVRIASMALGQDEHWFDDKFDKHESTMSWMHYPPQPEAPTGEDMRSPPHSDVGAMTYLFQDSGLDGAHPGGLQILGDDGVWRDMRGVEGQIMMNIGDTMRRWTNDRWRSSKHRVANPPRDQAHTARISLGFFQKPNFWAKLDPVPGTASAENPSRYDDMYAGEYMRFRMLHSVGQRQFEGKVQDKTMSIGQYEKAGAM from the coding sequence ATGTCCAATATCGCCGTCGCCCGCGTCATCGACCTCGCCAAATTCGATCAAGGCGATCTCGCCGCCAAGAAGGAAGTCGCCGCCGAATTCGATCGCGCCGGCCGCGAGAACGGGTTCATGATCCTGAAGGGTCACGGCGTCGATCTCGCCTTGCTCGACCGCTGCTTCGCCGAGGCGCGTCGCTTCTTCGCGCTGCCGATGGAAACGAAGAAGGCGCTGGGGCCCGAGACGCCGATCAATTTCAATGGCTATTTCGGCAAGGGCTCGGAAAGCGTGGGCAAGCTGTTCGGCGGCAATAACGGCGTTCAGCTGCGCGAGAAATTCATGATCAGCCGCCCGGTGCCGTCGGCCGAATACAAGCCCGACCATCCCGATGTGGGTTGGGAGTACCAGCCCAATCGCTGGCCCGATCTGCCCGGCTTCCAGGAAACATATCTCGCGCTCTATACGCAGATGGAACGCGCGTCGAAGATTGTCGTGCGCATCGCGTCGATGGCGCTCGGTCAGGACGAACATTGGTTCGACGACAAGTTCGACAAACACGAAAGCACGATGAGCTGGATGCACTACCCGCCCCAGCCCGAAGCGCCCACGGGCGAAGACATGCGCTCGCCGCCGCATTCCGATGTCGGCGCGATGACGTATCTCTTCCAAGATTCGGGCCTGGACGGCGCGCATCCCGGCGGGTTGCAAATCCTGGGTGACGACGGCGTGTGGCGCGACATGCGCGGCGTCGAAGGACAGATCATGATGAATATCGGCGACACGATGCGCCGCTGGACCAACGACCGCTGGCGCTCGTCCAAGCATCGCGTCGCCAACCCGCCGCGCGACCAAGCGCATACGGCGCGTATCTCGCTGGGTTTCTTCCAGAAGCCGAATTTCTGGGCGAAGCTCGATCCGGTTCCCGGCACGGCTTCGGCCGAAAACCCGTCGCGCTACGACGACATGTATGCGGGCGAATATATGCGCTTCCGCATGCTGCACTCGGTCGGCCAGCGCCAATTCGAGGGCAAGGTGCAGGACAAGACGATGTCGATCGGCCAATACGAGAAAGCCGGCGCGATGTGA